A region from the Linepithema humile isolate Giens D197 chromosome 1, Lhum_UNIL_v1.0, whole genome shotgun sequence genome encodes:
- the Ca-Ma2d gene encoding voltage-dependent calcium channel subunit alpha-2/delta-3 isoform X1, with amino-acid sequence MPTTTGRCLVFYFALLTALCLAKDAHIVGRWAEKLGTDLWELANEVARPEELLEKYKSMNTRVEDKAGEELVNIISENVGRMLRRKMDAVTCIRIAAEEAAENWDPSVVDALYETGKYNEKIGNFSYISGKCSPVGDDDSAAENDDDSGDEEEDKEDINCPRKNASEWSVYREMELIQDSHFYNIPVNVSYSSVHIPTNVYDLSRDVVENIMKTEELDDVFRQNYESDPALSWQYFGSVTGMLRQYPAMQWKTPDRNEKDDNPPADLYDCRVRSWFIETATCSKDMVILIDSSGSMTGMGKTIAKATVSSILDTLSNNDFVTLLQYANDTTDLVPCFKDMLIQATPENIDTFKKSMNNIKTDGVANLTEAFSKAFSLLKTYRETRGCDVDTPCNQLIMLVTDGVPGNMTEVFEKWNWEANNTRIPVRVFTYLLGKEVSKVREIQGIACRNRGFYRHVHNQEEVREQVLKYIPVVARPMVLQDVVHPIVWTHTYADITNPALAAWLWLVMEHRDQKSRLQKHLKGKRLGVRINEDAIYIKKLHKDENIEEDPSILNTTAWQEYRMLTSVGTPVFDRKSNRNNETRMANLLGVAGTDVPIDDIRKLTLPYKLGVNGYAFIVSNNGYVILHPDLRPVHKGQLKLNYNSIDLTEVEILDDGRGPRNPGPEILELRSALVDHQRGSIKELPVKLHYDDNRRVTLERRDYFFAPLPGTPFGLAIAIPNYGTTWIKVGDEIRRNQNMNVNVSDYFVGDHWRVHPSWVYCRYHYLEGHQFNSPENELRHFLALMSRPDWRWSEQYEAYPIADDDQAPNCGRQTLKRDDYYCNRELMQLLVFDAKATNNSFRGDYVEGLPAHARDLARRYGVFIRFVATQSGLTRWHHLHTAVLPDSDDGIVFGDLHRRAVNEPWYKGAIFQNELDPNSIYLSVPWGAGSDAVVTVSMTLSPRDGGKKAPAAVVGFQMPMTDLYKQFITLTSVTTNPLINCEHNWIDCYLLDQNGFVVISEAHNDTGQFMGTQEGAVMVSMVGQGLYNPIDIYDYQGWCREVRIKNSASSVMEPLRYVGRLLLGLLLRLMWFATQFADLPGIHGKVHLDEDAPDPPPPPKPYLYYYPCDQKRTLYILNETVAAKGVTNHSNYCSRPFYAQRVAHTNLLLVVVDSMYPTCYKRLEVTPAIISPLEYTNSTADKPCHKIPLNALKRRRRESCFTEHPLEYEIKDCGGASGLKVSLSLIYILLSLCVYV; translated from the exons ATGCCGACGACGACAGGTCGATGTCTCGTCTTTTACTTCGCGCTGCTGACCGCACTGTGTCTAGCCAAAGACGCGCACAT TGTGGGCAGATGGGCGGAGAAGCTGGGCACCGACTTATGGGAACTCGCGAACGAAGTGGCCCGGCCCGAAGAATTACTGGAG AAGTACAAGAGCATGAACACGCGAGTCGAGGATAAAGCTGGAGAAGAATTAGTCAACATAATCAGCGAGAATGTGGGCAGAATGCTGCGCCGGAAAATGGATGCAGTCACCTGCATTCGAATCGCGGCCGAGGAAGCGGCGGAGAATTGGGACCCGTCCGTCGTGGACGCGCTCTACGAAACCGGTAAATATAACGAGAAGATTGGCAACTTCTCGTATATTTCCGGTAAGTGCAGCCCTGTCGGCGACGATGATTCAGCAGCGGAGAATGATGACGATTCAGGGGACGAAGAGGAGGACAAAGAGGACATTAACTGCCCGAGGAAGAATGCCAGCGAATGGAGCGTGTACAG GGAAATGGAGCTGATCCAGGATTCGCACTTCTACAATATCCCGGTAAACGTAAGCTACTCGTCGGTTCACATACCGACTAACGTATATGATCTCTCGCGGGACGTCGTGGAGAACATCATGAAGACCGAGGAGTTAGATGATGTGTTTCGTCAGAATTACGAATCCGATCCGGCGCTGTCGTGGCAGTACTTCGGATCGGTCACCGGCATGCTCAGGCAGTATCCTGCCATGCAGTGGAAAACGCCGGACAGGAATGAAAAGGATGACAATCCGCCCGCCGATCTGTACGACTGCCGGGTGCGCAGCTGGTTCATCGAGACGGCCACGTGCAGCAAGGACATGGTGATCCTGATAGACAGCAGCGGCAGCATGACCGGAATGGGGAAGACAATTG CGAAGGCAACGGTGAGCTCGATCCTGGACACCCTGTCGAATAACGACTTCGTCACGCTGCTGCAGTATGCCAATGATACAACCGACCTAGTGCCGTGCTTCAAGGACATGCTGATCCAGGCCACCCCAGAAAATATCGACACGTTCAAGAAGTCCATGAACAACATCAAGACGGACGGCGTCGCCAATCTTACGGAGGCTTTCAGCAAGGCGTTCAGCTTGCTAAAGACTTATCGAGAAACACGTGGATGCGACGTCGACACGCCATGCAATCAGCTCATCATGCTCGTCACAGACGGTGTTCCCGGAAATATGACGGAG GTGTTTGAAAAATGGAACTGGGAAGCAAACAACACTCGTATACCGGTGCGGGTGTTCACATACCTGCTGGGCAAAGAAGTGTCGAAGGTGCGTGAGATCCAGGGGATAGCGTGCAGGAACCGCGGTTTCTACAGGCACGTACATAACCAGGAGGAAGTGCGCGAACAGGTGCTCAAGTATATCCCGGTCGTGGCGCGGCCCATGGTACTTCAGGACGTCGTACATCCCATCGTGTGGACGCATACCTATGCCGATATCACg AATCCGGCACTTGCCGCTTGGCTGTGGCTGGTAATGGAGCACCGGGATCAAAAATCGCGCCTGCAAAAACACCTGAAAGGAAAGCGACTGGGCGTGAGAATAAACGAGGACGCGATCTACATAAAGAAG CTGCACAAGGACGAGAACATCGAGGAGGACCCGTCCATCCTGAACACCACTGCTTGGCAGGAGTACCGGATGCTAACTTCTGTGGGTACGCCCGTGTTTGATCGCAAGAGCAATCGCAACAATGAGACACGCATGGCTAATCTACTCGGCGTAGCTGGCACAGACGTACCGATTGACGACATCCGCAAACTCACCTTGCCATACAAGCTCGGCGTGAACGGCTACGCCTTCATCGTATCTAATAACGGCTACGTGATACTGCATCCGGATCTCCGGCCAGTCCATAAAGGCCAACTTAAATTGAATTACAACAGCATCGACCTCACCGAAGTCGAGATACTTGACGACGGACGCGGGCCGAG AAATCCTGGTCCAGAGATATTGGAATTGAGATCGGCGCTGGTCGATCATCAACGAGGTAGCATAAAAGAATTGCCTGTGAAGCTGCATTACGACGACAATCGTCGAGTCACCCTGGAGAGACGCGATTACTTTTTCGCGCCTTTACCTGGAACGCCGTTTGGTCTCGCAATCGCCATACCCAATTATGGAACCACTTGGATCAAG GTCGGTGATGAAATCCGCCGGAATCAGAACATGAACGTAAACGTGTCAGACTACTTTGTGGGCGATCACTGGCGCGTGCATCCAAGCTGGGTGTATTGCCGCTATCATTATCTGGAAGGTCATCAGTTCAACAGTCCGGAGAACGAACTGCGCCACTTTTTAGCGTTGATGAGTCGACCTGACTGGCGATGGTCCGAGCAGTACGAAGCGTATCCGATTGCGGACGACGATCAGGCGCCCAACTGCGGACGGCAGACGCTCAAGCGCGACGATTACTATTGCAACCGGGAGCTCATGCAGCTGCTGGTGTTCGACGCCAAGGCGACGAACAACAGCTTCCGCGGTGATTACGTGGAGGGTTTGCCAGCCCACGCCCGCGATCTGGCGCGTCGCTACGGTGTCTTCATCAGGTTCGTCGCGACGCAGAGCGGCCTCACTCGATGGCATCATCTTCACACCGCCGTGCTGCCGGACTCGGACGACGGCATCGTCTTCGGCGATCTTCACAGGCGCGCGGTGAACGAGCCCTGGTACAAAGGCGCGATCTTTCAGAACGAGCTAGACCCCAACAGCATCTATCTGTCTG tTCCGTGGGGAGCGGGCTCGGACGCGGTCGTGACGGTGTCGATGACCTTGTCGCCCAGAGATGGAGGCAAAAAAGCGCCGGCGGCTGTGGTCGGCTTTCAGATGCCGATGACAGACTTGTACAAGCAGTTTATCACGCTGACCTCGGTGACGACGAATCCGCTGATAAATTGCGAGCATAATTGGATCGACTGCTACCTGCTGGACCAGAATGGTTTTGTGGTGATTTCGGAAGCGCATAACGACACCGGACAATTTATGGGCACTCAGGAGGGTGCCGTCATGGTGTCCATGGTCGGCCAGGGTCTCTACAATCCGATCGACATCTATGATTATCAGGGTTGGTGCCGGGAGGTC CGAATCAAGAACTCCGCCAGCAGCGTAATGGAGCCGCTGCGATACGTCGGTCGGCTGTTGCTTGGGCTCCTGCTACGGCTGATGTGGTTCGCGACCCAGTTCGCGGACCTGCCTGGCATTCACGGCAAGGTCCATCTCGACGAGGACGCGCCCGATCCGCCACCGCCACCGAAACCCTACCTCTATTATTACCCTTGCGATCAGAAAAGGACGCTCTACATACTGAACGAGACCGTCGCTGCTAAAGGCGTCACCAATCACTCCAATTACTGCTCGAGGCCGTTCTACGCCCAGAGA GTGGCGCACACCAATCTGCTCTTGGTCGTGGTGGATAGCATGTATCCGACGTGTTACAAGAGATTAGAGGTGACTCCCGCCATTATCTCGCCCCTCGAGTACACAAATAGCACGGCTGACAAACCATGCCACAAGATTCCGCTGAACGCCCTGAAACGGCGCAGGCGGGAGAGCTGCTTCACGGAGCACCCTCTGGAGTATGAGATCAAGGACTGCGGAGGAGCGTCCGGATTGAAAGTGTCCTTGTcgctgatatatatattattatcattatgtgtctatgtataa
- the Ca-Ma2d gene encoding voltage-dependent calcium channel subunit alpha-2/delta-3 isoform X2 — protein sequence MPTTTGRCLVFYFALLTALCLAKDAHIVGRWAEKLGTDLWELANEVARPEELLEKYKSMNTRVEDKAGEELVNIISENVGRMLRRKMDAVTCIRIAAEEAAENWDPSVVDALYETGKYNEKIGNFSYISGKCSPVGDDDSAAENDDDSGDEEEDKEDINCPRKNASEWSVYREMELIQDSHFYNIPVNVSYSSVHIPTNVYDLSRDVVENIMKTEELDDVFRQNYESDPALSWQYFGSVTGMLRQYPAMQWKTPDRNEKDDNPPADLYDCRVRSWFIETATCSKDMVILIDSSGSMTGMGKTIAKATVSSILDTLSNNDFVTLLQYANDTTDLVPCFKDMLIQATPENIDTFKKSMNNIKTDGVANLTEAFSKAFSLLKTYRETRGCDVDTPCNQLIMLVTDGVPGNMTEVFEKWNWEANNTRIPVRVFTYLLGKEVSKVREIQGIACRNRGFYRHVHNQEEVREQVLKYIPVVARPMVLQDVVHPIVWTHTYADITLHKDENIEEDPSILNTTAWQEYRMLTSVGTPVFDRKSNRNNETRMANLLGVAGTDVPIDDIRKLTLPYKLGVNGYAFIVSNNGYVILHPDLRPVHKGQLKLNYNSIDLTEVEILDDGRGPRNPGPEILELRSALVDHQRGSIKELPVKLHYDDNRRVTLERRDYFFAPLPGTPFGLAIAIPNYGTTWIKVGDEIRRNQNMNVNVSDYFVGDHWRVHPSWVYCRYHYLEGHQFNSPENELRHFLALMSRPDWRWSEQYEAYPIADDDQAPNCGRQTLKRDDYYCNRELMQLLVFDAKATNNSFRGDYVEGLPAHARDLARRYGVFIRFVATQSGLTRWHHLHTAVLPDSDDGIVFGDLHRRAVNEPWYKGAIFQNELDPNSIYLSVPWGAGSDAVVTVSMTLSPRDGGKKAPAAVVGFQMPMTDLYKQFITLTSVTTNPLINCEHNWIDCYLLDQNGFVVISEAHNDTGQFMGTQEGAVMVSMVGQGLYNPIDIYDYQGWCREVRIKNSASSVMEPLRYVGRLLLGLLLRLMWFATQFADLPGIHGKVHLDEDAPDPPPPPKPYLYYYPCDQKRTLYILNETVAAKGVTNHSNYCSRPFYAQRVAHTNLLLVVVDSMYPTCYKRLEVTPAIISPLEYTNSTADKPCHKIPLNALKRRRRESCFTEHPLEYEIKDCGGASGLKVSLSLIYILLSLCVYV from the exons ATGCCGACGACGACAGGTCGATGTCTCGTCTTTTACTTCGCGCTGCTGACCGCACTGTGTCTAGCCAAAGACGCGCACAT TGTGGGCAGATGGGCGGAGAAGCTGGGCACCGACTTATGGGAACTCGCGAACGAAGTGGCCCGGCCCGAAGAATTACTGGAG AAGTACAAGAGCATGAACACGCGAGTCGAGGATAAAGCTGGAGAAGAATTAGTCAACATAATCAGCGAGAATGTGGGCAGAATGCTGCGCCGGAAAATGGATGCAGTCACCTGCATTCGAATCGCGGCCGAGGAAGCGGCGGAGAATTGGGACCCGTCCGTCGTGGACGCGCTCTACGAAACCGGTAAATATAACGAGAAGATTGGCAACTTCTCGTATATTTCCGGTAAGTGCAGCCCTGTCGGCGACGATGATTCAGCAGCGGAGAATGATGACGATTCAGGGGACGAAGAGGAGGACAAAGAGGACATTAACTGCCCGAGGAAGAATGCCAGCGAATGGAGCGTGTACAG GGAAATGGAGCTGATCCAGGATTCGCACTTCTACAATATCCCGGTAAACGTAAGCTACTCGTCGGTTCACATACCGACTAACGTATATGATCTCTCGCGGGACGTCGTGGAGAACATCATGAAGACCGAGGAGTTAGATGATGTGTTTCGTCAGAATTACGAATCCGATCCGGCGCTGTCGTGGCAGTACTTCGGATCGGTCACCGGCATGCTCAGGCAGTATCCTGCCATGCAGTGGAAAACGCCGGACAGGAATGAAAAGGATGACAATCCGCCCGCCGATCTGTACGACTGCCGGGTGCGCAGCTGGTTCATCGAGACGGCCACGTGCAGCAAGGACATGGTGATCCTGATAGACAGCAGCGGCAGCATGACCGGAATGGGGAAGACAATTG CGAAGGCAACGGTGAGCTCGATCCTGGACACCCTGTCGAATAACGACTTCGTCACGCTGCTGCAGTATGCCAATGATACAACCGACCTAGTGCCGTGCTTCAAGGACATGCTGATCCAGGCCACCCCAGAAAATATCGACACGTTCAAGAAGTCCATGAACAACATCAAGACGGACGGCGTCGCCAATCTTACGGAGGCTTTCAGCAAGGCGTTCAGCTTGCTAAAGACTTATCGAGAAACACGTGGATGCGACGTCGACACGCCATGCAATCAGCTCATCATGCTCGTCACAGACGGTGTTCCCGGAAATATGACGGAG GTGTTTGAAAAATGGAACTGGGAAGCAAACAACACTCGTATACCGGTGCGGGTGTTCACATACCTGCTGGGCAAAGAAGTGTCGAAGGTGCGTGAGATCCAGGGGATAGCGTGCAGGAACCGCGGTTTCTACAGGCACGTACATAACCAGGAGGAAGTGCGCGAACAGGTGCTCAAGTATATCCCGGTCGTGGCGCGGCCCATGGTACTTCAGGACGTCGTACATCCCATCGTGTGGACGCATACCTATGCCGATATCACg CTGCACAAGGACGAGAACATCGAGGAGGACCCGTCCATCCTGAACACCACTGCTTGGCAGGAGTACCGGATGCTAACTTCTGTGGGTACGCCCGTGTTTGATCGCAAGAGCAATCGCAACAATGAGACACGCATGGCTAATCTACTCGGCGTAGCTGGCACAGACGTACCGATTGACGACATCCGCAAACTCACCTTGCCATACAAGCTCGGCGTGAACGGCTACGCCTTCATCGTATCTAATAACGGCTACGTGATACTGCATCCGGATCTCCGGCCAGTCCATAAAGGCCAACTTAAATTGAATTACAACAGCATCGACCTCACCGAAGTCGAGATACTTGACGACGGACGCGGGCCGAG AAATCCTGGTCCAGAGATATTGGAATTGAGATCGGCGCTGGTCGATCATCAACGAGGTAGCATAAAAGAATTGCCTGTGAAGCTGCATTACGACGACAATCGTCGAGTCACCCTGGAGAGACGCGATTACTTTTTCGCGCCTTTACCTGGAACGCCGTTTGGTCTCGCAATCGCCATACCCAATTATGGAACCACTTGGATCAAG GTCGGTGATGAAATCCGCCGGAATCAGAACATGAACGTAAACGTGTCAGACTACTTTGTGGGCGATCACTGGCGCGTGCATCCAAGCTGGGTGTATTGCCGCTATCATTATCTGGAAGGTCATCAGTTCAACAGTCCGGAGAACGAACTGCGCCACTTTTTAGCGTTGATGAGTCGACCTGACTGGCGATGGTCCGAGCAGTACGAAGCGTATCCGATTGCGGACGACGATCAGGCGCCCAACTGCGGACGGCAGACGCTCAAGCGCGACGATTACTATTGCAACCGGGAGCTCATGCAGCTGCTGGTGTTCGACGCCAAGGCGACGAACAACAGCTTCCGCGGTGATTACGTGGAGGGTTTGCCAGCCCACGCCCGCGATCTGGCGCGTCGCTACGGTGTCTTCATCAGGTTCGTCGCGACGCAGAGCGGCCTCACTCGATGGCATCATCTTCACACCGCCGTGCTGCCGGACTCGGACGACGGCATCGTCTTCGGCGATCTTCACAGGCGCGCGGTGAACGAGCCCTGGTACAAAGGCGCGATCTTTCAGAACGAGCTAGACCCCAACAGCATCTATCTGTCTG tTCCGTGGGGAGCGGGCTCGGACGCGGTCGTGACGGTGTCGATGACCTTGTCGCCCAGAGATGGAGGCAAAAAAGCGCCGGCGGCTGTGGTCGGCTTTCAGATGCCGATGACAGACTTGTACAAGCAGTTTATCACGCTGACCTCGGTGACGACGAATCCGCTGATAAATTGCGAGCATAATTGGATCGACTGCTACCTGCTGGACCAGAATGGTTTTGTGGTGATTTCGGAAGCGCATAACGACACCGGACAATTTATGGGCACTCAGGAGGGTGCCGTCATGGTGTCCATGGTCGGCCAGGGTCTCTACAATCCGATCGACATCTATGATTATCAGGGTTGGTGCCGGGAGGTC CGAATCAAGAACTCCGCCAGCAGCGTAATGGAGCCGCTGCGATACGTCGGTCGGCTGTTGCTTGGGCTCCTGCTACGGCTGATGTGGTTCGCGACCCAGTTCGCGGACCTGCCTGGCATTCACGGCAAGGTCCATCTCGACGAGGACGCGCCCGATCCGCCACCGCCACCGAAACCCTACCTCTATTATTACCCTTGCGATCAGAAAAGGACGCTCTACATACTGAACGAGACCGTCGCTGCTAAAGGCGTCACCAATCACTCCAATTACTGCTCGAGGCCGTTCTACGCCCAGAGA GTGGCGCACACCAATCTGCTCTTGGTCGTGGTGGATAGCATGTATCCGACGTGTTACAAGAGATTAGAGGTGACTCCCGCCATTATCTCGCCCCTCGAGTACACAAATAGCACGGCTGACAAACCATGCCACAAGATTCCGCTGAACGCCCTGAAACGGCGCAGGCGGGAGAGCTGCTTCACGGAGCACCCTCTGGAGTATGAGATCAAGGACTGCGGAGGAGCGTCCGGATTGAAAGTGTCCTTGTcgctgatatatatattattatcattatgtgtctatgtataa